Proteins from one Oscillatoria nigro-viridis PCC 7112 genomic window:
- the dndE gene encoding DNA sulfur modification protein DndE has protein sequence MEPPVDRIRLSQTGKDQLSKLKRSTKIDQWNILCRWGFCRSLAEPSIPSPVPIPSDSNVELSWDVFGGDMADILIMALKQRCHQDNLGTEKETLAKQFRLHLHRGIGYLAGDPNIKKIEDLVAIALSPEKLRN, from the coding sequence ATGGAACCACCAGTCGATCGCATCCGCCTCTCCCAAACAGGCAAAGACCAACTATCAAAACTGAAACGATCGACCAAAATCGATCAGTGGAATATTTTATGCAGGTGGGGATTTTGCCGATCGCTCGCCGAGCCCAGCATCCCATCGCCAGTACCAATTCCCAGCGACAGCAACGTCGAATTAAGCTGGGATGTCTTCGGCGGCGACATGGCCGATATCTTGATAATGGCCCTGAAGCAGCGGTGTCACCAAGACAATTTAGGCACAGAAAAAGAAACTCTAGCGAAACAGTTTCGCCTGCACTTGCACCGAGGTATTGGTTATTTGGCCGGCGATCCGAATATTAAGAAAATCGAAGACTTGGTGGCGA
- the dndD gene encoding DNA sulfur modification protein DndD → MQFLELVLKNFGPYAGTQTINLRPEKDGNPCPVILFGGMNGGGKTTLMDGIRLALYGGRAQCSTRGNLSYSDFLNQCVNRHTPPLEDTRVELTFEQVQDDKLAQFKIVRYWKKLDIKDTLSILIYSEIVSDWWSDKAITNTWDEYIETLLPVGISNLFLFDGEQVKELAELETPPEFVVGAIKSLLGLELAERLAVDLEILAGRKRKEIAGKKDLAALEKIEQTFKEITDKIDSAKQEQASFKNEFDKAQKNQKQASEKFISEGGKIAADRSQLDRQLNDYRNQAEKTRQAMMELASNTLPLALISPLLSEAKTQAETEASQQQAKIAKNVIKQRSDRLLNYIAEISLNPQQLDKIQDFIRQENQELEQQAGTDAPPWMNADNNSIQQLENLLSYQIKAQQILARDQIEEIKSIEAEIDFTDRQLAAAASPEAYEKLEEEVRKAQKAVAIAAAACESANRRVDELERELAKNQKELENYSSEYLTIRNSQHVIASIAKAQATLKLFKEKLTLKKLNKLEIEITDCFRYLLHKTDLVHRVAIDTQTFSLSIYDPEGKPVPKHRLSAGEKQLLAIAFLWGLARVSGRQLPVAIDTPLGRLDSSHRNNLVERYFPSASHQVILLSTDTEIRKVEYEKLQELEAIAHSYLLKYDSAKHQTTVEKGYFWE, encoded by the coding sequence ATGCAATTCCTCGAACTCGTCCTCAAAAACTTCGGCCCCTATGCAGGCACCCAAACCATCAATCTCCGCCCCGAAAAAGACGGAAATCCCTGCCCAGTCATTTTATTTGGCGGCATGAATGGCGGCGGCAAAACCACCCTCATGGACGGCATTCGCCTCGCCCTCTACGGTGGCCGCGCCCAATGTTCTACCAGAGGCAATTTAAGCTACAGCGACTTTCTCAATCAATGCGTCAACCGCCACACCCCCCCATTAGAAGATACCCGCGTCGAACTAACATTTGAACAAGTCCAAGATGACAAATTAGCTCAATTTAAAATAGTTAGATACTGGAAAAAATTAGATATCAAAGACACCTTAAGCATTCTCATATACAGCGAGATTGTCAGCGATTGGTGGTCGGACAAAGCAATTACTAACACTTGGGACGAATACATCGAAACCCTTTTGCCAGTTGGAATATCCAACCTATTTCTGTTTGACGGCGAACAAGTAAAAGAACTTGCCGAACTCGAAACACCGCCAGAGTTTGTCGTCGGGGCGATTAAATCTCTTTTAGGTTTAGAATTAGCAGAACGCCTCGCCGTCGATTTAGAAATTTTAGCCGGCCGCAAGCGGAAAGAAATTGCTGGCAAAAAAGACTTGGCTGCTTTAGAGAAAATCGAACAAACTTTTAAGGAAATTACTGATAAAATAGACTCAGCTAAGCAAGAACAAGCCAGCTTTAAAAACGAATTTGATAAAGCTCAAAAAAATCAGAAACAAGCATCAGAAAAGTTTATTTCTGAAGGCGGGAAAATTGCCGCCGATCGCAGTCAGCTAGACAGACAGCTAAACGACTACAGAAATCAGGCAGAAAAAACCCGTCAAGCCATGATGGAATTGGCATCAAATACGCTACCGCTAGCCCTTATTTCGCCCTTGCTAAGTGAAGCAAAAACTCAAGCAGAAACAGAAGCCAGCCAGCAGCAAGCAAAGATTGCCAAAAATGTTATCAAACAAAGAAGCGATCGCCTTCTCAACTATATCGCCGAAATCTCTTTAAACCCGCAACAGCTAGATAAAATTCAAGACTTCATCCGCCAAGAAAACCAAGAACTCGAACAGCAAGCGGGAACAGACGCCCCGCCCTGGATGAACGCCGACAACAACAGCATCCAGCAACTAGAAAATCTCCTTAGCTACCAAATCAAAGCCCAGCAAATCCTAGCCCGCGACCAAATAGAAGAAATCAAAAGCATCGAAGCAGAAATCGACTTCACAGACAGACAACTCGCAGCCGCCGCTTCCCCCGAAGCCTACGAAAAGCTAGAAGAAGAGGTCAGGAAAGCCCAAAAAGCAGTCGCTATTGCAGCCGCAGCCTGCGAATCAGCCAACCGCCGCGTCGATGAATTAGAGAGAGAATTAGCCAAAAACCAAAAAGAACTAGAAAACTACAGCAGCGAATACCTCACCATCAGAAACAGCCAACACGTCATCGCTTCGATCGCCAAAGCCCAAGCCACCCTGAAACTCTTTAAAGAAAAACTCACCCTCAAAAAACTCAACAAACTCGAAATAGAAATTACCGACTGTTTCCGCTACCTGTTGCACAAAACCGACCTCGTGCACAGAGTTGCGATCGACACTCAAACATTTAGCCTCTCGATTTACGATCCAGAAGGCAAACCAGTACCCAAACACCGACTTTCAGCCGGGGAAAAACAATTGCTGGCGATCGCCTTTTTGTGGGGATTGGCTAGAGTATCCGGGAGACAATTGCCAGTGGCGATCGACACTCCCTTGGGCCGCCTCGACTCCTCCCACAGAAACAACCTAGTCGAACGCTATTTCCCCTCGGCCAGCCACCAAGTCATCCTGCTTTCTACCGACACGGAAATTAGAAAAGTAGAATACGAAAAACTCCAAGAATTAGAGGCGATCGCCCACAGCTACCTCCTCAAATACGACTCCGCCAAACACCAAACCACCGTCGAAAAAGGTTACTTCTGGGAATAA